From one Solanum stenotomum isolate F172 chromosome 12, ASM1918654v1, whole genome shotgun sequence genomic stretch:
- the LOC125848299 gene encoding probable esterase D14L, translating into MGVVEEAHNVKVIGSGKTTVVLGHGFGTDQSVWKHLVPYLIDDYRVVLYDNMGSGPTNPDYFDFERYATLEGYAYDLLAILEELQIDSCIYLGHSLSSMTGVVASIFRPDLFSKLILLSASPRFINSDEYYGGFEKEDIDQLCQAMESNYKSWIDGFAPLVIGGDMDSVAVQEFSRTLFNMRPDISLSVFRTIFTFDLRHFLSRVTVPCHIIQSSKDLAVPVAVSEYIHRNLGGKSIVEVISTEGHLPQLSAPEVTVPVLLRHISHNITIDHQLSQ; encoded by the exons ATGGGAGTAGTTGAAGAGGCTCACAATGTTAAAGTTATTGGGTCAGGCAAGACGACCGTGGTACTTGGTCATGGTTTTGGCACTGATCAATCTGTTTGGAAACATCTTGTTCCTTACTTAATCGATGATTATCGTGTTGTTCTTTATGACAACATGGGCTCTGGTCCGACTAATCCAGATTATTTCGATTTTGAACGATACGCTACTCTTGAAGGTTATGCCTATGATTTACTTGCCATTTTAGAGGAACTTCAAATTGATTCTTGCATATATTTGGGACATTCTCTGTCATCCATGACTGGTGTTGTTGCTTCCATATTTCGTCCTGATCTCTTCTCCAAACTCATCTTGCTTTCTGCTTCACCAAG gTTCATAAATTCAGATGAATACTATGGAGGATTCGAAAAGGAAGATATCGATCAATTATGTCAAGCGATGGAGTCGAACTACAAGTCATGGATCGATGGTTTTGCGCCGCTAGTAATTGGCGGCGACATGGATTCAGTGGCAGTACAAGAATTCAGCAGAACCTTATTCAACATGAGACCAGATATCTCATTAAGTGTCTTTCGTACTATTTTTACGTTCGATTTAAGGCATTTTCTCTCTCGTGTTACGGTTCCTTGTCACATTATCCAGAGTTCCAAGGATTTGGCCGTACCAGTGGCAGTTTCGGAATATATTCACCGAAATCTGGGTGGGAAGTCAATTGTCGAAGTCATCTCAACCGAAGGTCATCTCCCGCAGCTGAGCGCACCGGAAGTCACTGTTCCGGTGCTGCTTCGCCATATTTCTCATAATATTACTATTGATCATCAACTTTCCCAGTAG